In one Solanum dulcamara chromosome 1, daSolDulc1.2, whole genome shotgun sequence genomic region, the following are encoded:
- the LOC129888947 gene encoding cytochrome P450 71AU50-like produces the protein MALIWATLVVIFIVYALYELLNNIQNRKRYPPGPKGLPIIGHLHLLGKYPHHDLHRLAKIHGPLMYLRLGLVPTIVVSSADTAEKFLKTYDHIFASRPRNEPAKYLADGQKNLISAKYGPYWRNMRKLCTQHLLNNQKINSFQSMRRQQVELMIKSLKNEAHDDRLVVDLSAKISSLNADLTCLMVFGNKYVDEDLDKRGFKAVVKEVEHLAGVPNLGDFFPFLGVIDLQGLTRRLKDLSKVFDEFLEKIIDEHVQFHDQKQSKDFVDTMLDIMQSGEAEFQFDRSHIKAILFDMLISAMDTSATAIEWILTELLRHPHVMKELQKELEEVVGLERMVKESDLQNLKYLDMVVKEGLRLHCVVPLAPHEAIEDCVVDSFHIQKGSRIIINYYAVQRDPNIWPEPEKFLPERFVRSSIDIRGRDFQLLPFGSGRRSCPAMQLAIVLVHFIVAQLVHCFDWELPNGMQPCELDVEEYFGLATSKANNLMAIPTYRLNNA, from the exons ATGGCTTTGATATGGGCAACACTAGTGGTTATTTTTATTGTGTATGCCTTGTATGAGCTTCTAAACAATATCCAGAATAGGAAAAGGTATCCTCCAGGTCCAAAGGGGCTTCCCATTATTGGACATCTTCACTTGTTAGGTAAATATCCACACCATGATTTACATAGACTAGCCAAAATACATGGTCCGCTTATGTATCTGCGACTGGGACTAGTACCTACAATCGTTGTCTCGTCTGCAGACACAGCGGAGAAGTTCCTCAAGACATATGATCATATCTTTGCTAGTAGGCCTCGTAACGAGCCAGCTAAGTATTTGGCAGATGGCCAGAAGAATCTGATATCCGCAAAGTATGGACCATACTGGCGCAACATGCGCAAATTGTGCACTCAGCACCTTTTGAATAACCAAAAGATCAATTCATTTCAATCCATGAGAAGGCAACAAGTTGAGCTTATGATCAAATCACTTAAAAATGAAGCTCATGATGATCGCCTTGTTGTTGATCTTAGTGCAAAGATTTCATCTTTGAATGCTGACTTGACTTGCTTGATGGTGTTTGGAAATAAGTACGTGGACGAAGATTTGGACAAGAGGGGATTCAAAGCTGTTGTTAAAGAGGTTGAGCATTTAGCTGGAGTTCCAAATCTAGGAGATTTTTTCCCCTTCCTTGGTGTAATTGATCTCCAAGGACTCACTCGCCGGCTCAAGGATCTTTCAAAGGtatttgatgagtttcttgagaaGATTATCGATGAACATGTCCAGTTTCATGATCAGAAGCAATCCAAAGACTTTGTTGACACCATGTTGGACATTATGCAATCAGGAGAAGCAGAATTTCAGTTTGACCGTAGCCATATAAAAGCTATCCTCTTC GACATGTTAATTTCAGCAATGGATACTTCAGCAACAGCTATAGAATGGATACTAACAGAGCTTCTTCGGCACCCTCATGTGATGAAGGAACTTCAAAAAGAGTTGGAAGAAGTGGTCGGCCTTGAAAGAATGGTAAAAGAATCAGACTTGCAGAATTTGAAGTACTTAGACATGGTTGTAAAGGAGGGCTTGAGGCTGCATTGCGTAGTGCCACTAGCTCCTCACGAGGCCATAGAAGATTGTGTAGTCGATAGCTTCCACATACAAAAGGGATCCCGGATCATAATTAACTATTATGCTGTTCAAAGAGATCCAAATATTTGGCCTGAGCCTGAAAAGTTTTTGCCCGAGAGGTTTGTTCGGAGCAGTATAGATATTCGTGGACGTGACTTCCAACTGTTACCATTTGGCTCTGGCAGAAGAAGTTGTCCCGCAATGCAATTGGCAATTGTCCTTGTCCACTTTATAGTGGCACAACTGGTGCATTGCTTTGATTGGGAGCTTCCAAATGGTATGCAGCCTTGTGAACTGGATGTTGAGGAGTACTTTGGGTTAGCAACAAGCAAAGCAAATAATTTAATGGCTATACCTACTTATAGACTAAATAATGCTTAA
- the LOC129888965 gene encoding cytochrome P450 71AU50-like, which produces MALLWATFVVVSIVYALYELLNIHKRKKFPPGPRGIPILGHLHLLGKNPHHDLQNLAKRYGPFMYMRLGLIPTFVASSADAAEKFLKTYDHIFATRPHNEAATYLAYGQKSIVFANYGPYWRNIRKLVTLDLLTNQKINSFQSMRRQQVELMIKSLKNDPLVVVDLSAKVASLNADITCLMVFGKKFMDEDLDSRGFKAILQEVVHLGATPNLGDFFPFLGLIDLQGLTRRLKDLSKVFDEFLEKIIDEHVQSREQKQSKDFVDTLLDTMQSGEAEFQFDRNHIKAILVDILVAAIDTSATSIDWIVTELLRHPHVMKKLQKELEEVVGLERMVKESDLEKLKYLDMVVKEGMRLHSIVPVTQREAMEDCVVDGFHIRKGSRIMINHYAIQRDPNVWSEPEKFFPERFVGSNIDIRGRDFQLLPFSSGRRSCPAVQLGIITVRFMVAQLVHCFDWGLPNGMQPCDLDVDEKFGIVTSKENHLMVIPTYRLNE; this is translated from the exons ATGGCTTTGTTATGGGCAACATTTGTAGTAGTTTCTATTGTGTATGCCTTGTATGAGCTGCTAAATATCCACAAGAGAAAAAAGTTTCCTCCAGGTCCAAGGGGAATTCCCATTTTAGGACATCTTCATTTGTTAGGGAAAAATCCACACCATGATTTACAAAACCTAGCCAAGAGATATGGTCCATTTATGTATATGCGTCTAGGACTAATACCTACATTTGTTGCCTCATCTGCTGATGCAGCCGAGAAATTCCTCAAGACATATGATCATATCTTTGCTACTAGGCCTCATAACGAGGCAGCTACGTATTTGGCGTATGGACAGAAGAGTATTGTATTTGCAAATTATGGACCATATTGGCGTAACATACGCAAATTGGTCACTCTGGACCTTTTGACTAATCAAAAGATCAATTCATTTCAATCCATGAGAAGGCAACAAGTTGAGCTTATGATCAAATCACTTAAAAATGATCCCCTTGTAGTTGTTGATCTTAGCGCAAAAGTTGCATCCTTGAATGCTGACATAACTTGCTTGATGGTGTTTGGAAAGAAGTTCATGGATGAAGATTTGGACTCGAGGGGATTCAAAGCTATACTTCAAGAGGTTGTGCATTTAGGTGCAACCCCAAATCTTGGAGATTTTTTCCCCTTCCTTGGTTTAATTGATCTCCAAGGACTCACTCGCCGTCTCAAGGATCTTTCAAAGGTGTTTGATGAATTTCTTGAGAAGATTATCGATGAACATGTCCAGTCTCGTGAACAAAAGCAATCCAAAGACTTTGTTGACACCTTGTTGGACACTATGCAATCAGGAGAGGCAGAATTTCAGTTTGACCGTAACCATATAAAAGCTATTCTCGTC GACATACTTGTTGCAGCAATCGACACTTCAGCAACATCAATTGATTGGATAGTAACAGAGCTTCTTCGACATCCTCATGTGATGAAGAAACTCCAAAAAGAGTTAGAAGAAGTGGTAGGCCTTGAAAGAATGGTAAAAGAGTCAGACTTGGAGAAGTTGAAGTACTTAGACATGGTTGTGAAAGAGGGCATGAGGCTGCATTCCATAGTGCCAGTAACGCAACGTGAGGCCATGGAAGATTGTGTAGTTGATGGCTTCCATATACGAAAGGGATCCCGAATTATGATAAATCATTATGCAATTCAAAGGGATCCAAATGTTTGGTCCGAGCCTGAGAAGTTTTTTCCAGAGAGATTTGTTGGAAGCAATATAGATATTCGTGGACGTGACTTTCAACTTTTACCTTTTAGTTCTGGTAGAAGAAGTTGCCCTGCAGTCCAGTTGGGGATCATCACTGTCCGCTTTATGGTAGCACAATTGGTGCATTGCTTTGATTGGGGGCTTCCAAATGGTATGCAGCCTTGTGATTTGGACGTTGATGAGAAATTTGGGATAGTAACAAGCAAAGAAAACCATTTAATGGTTATTCCTACTTATAGACTAAAcgaatga